In one window of Helianthus annuus cultivar XRQ/B chromosome 17, HanXRQr2.0-SUNRISE, whole genome shotgun sequence DNA:
- the LOC110925823 gene encoding uncharacterized protein LOC110925823, with amino-acid sequence MVASSSSNSRTLSLKVLLISAGVASIALTAVPLIFNFAVNDLPSIWSVIDSWMKPPYLYAIVNGIIITIIASTHFQPNHRHEHDDYNQSNYAPPPSELTKAATNLSFGVMEPPPVGYDDIIKPRVTVAYESKCTDLEVETVAVEIEDEFITTKSVWQPSVQVPPEVNLPVEQKRLVTSRFAHNRKPAKNVPEGARALRVLKAKKHETLDSTWKMITDGRRIPTTTTKQFRKSDTFVKLHHNHPSDESKTNTKMVRKSETFKDQNHHQQSGEKLKKYLSPSHEELNRRIEAFIKKFNEDMRLQRQESLKHYMEMINGGGANKT; translated from the exons ATGGTGGCGTCATCGTCAAGCAACTCACGGACCCTCTCCCTGAAAGTTCTGTTAATCTCCGCCGGAGTCGCATCAATAGCCTTAACAGCGGTCCCATTAATATTCAACTTCGCCGTGAATGATCTCCCCTCGATTTGGTCCGTCATCGACTCCTGGATGAAGCCTCCATATCTATACGCAATCGTCAACGGAATCATAATAACTATAATCGCCTCCACTCACTTCCAACCTAATCACCGGCACGAGCATGACGACTATAATCAGTCTAATTACGCTCCTCCACCGTCAGAATTAACTAAGGCTGCAACTAATTTGAGTTTTGGTGTAATGGAGCCTCCACCTGTTGGTTATGATGATATTATTAAGCCGCGTGTGACGGTGGCGTATGAGAGTAAATGCACCGATTTGGAGGTTGAGACGGTGGCGGTTGAAATTGAAGATGAGTTTATTACAACGAAATCCGTCTGGCAACCTTCGGTTCAAGTTCCACCGGAGGTTAATCTTCCGGTGGAACAGAAACGGCTTGTTACGTCTAGATTTGCTCATAATCGGAAACCGGCGAAAAATGTTCCGGAAG GTGCGAGAGCACTAAGAGTGCTAAAAGCGAAGAAGCACGAGACGCTGGATAGCACATGGAAGATGATAACTGACGGTCGTCGCATTCCGACGACGACGACAAAGCAATTCAGGAAGTCGGACACCTTCGTGAAGCTACACCACAACCATCCATCTGACGAGTCAAAGACAAACACAAAGATGGTGAGGAAATCAGAGACATTCAAGGACCAGAATCACCATCAGCAATCCGGAGAGAAGTTGAAGAAATACTTGTCACCAAGTCATGAAGAGTTGAACCGGCGAATTGAAGCGTTCATAAAGAAATTTAATGAAGATATGAGGTTGCAGAGACAAGAGTCTCTTAAGCACTATATGGAGATGATTAACGGTGGGGGCGctaataaaacatga